From a region of the Acanthochromis polyacanthus isolate Apoly-LR-REF ecotype Palm Island chromosome 3, KAUST_Apoly_ChrSc, whole genome shotgun sequence genome:
- the LOC127533426 gene encoding uncharacterized protein LOC127533426 isoform X2 translates to MLVPVEYKGVSKWVRVPQAEDEYNYSQFLQAVLAKFNLPGSASLSLKDSSNVEVDSDIFDELLKSSGVSFKAEDCDGSTAEEEFSEGSSVSDWSPSPASQGSSSGSDSTLILDSTKARKRQLIEGPLDSNVARDNVRVALYSKPGGNEIFKEYEKTSTISDVTRRKMVNILVADMVESHGRVPPMNVRILYALGIITLFPKLKDPDSKNGYEHFYDHQSGSGYLAWRLKTVQRNSAQDSKKSRTTFQEGPKSPRSIRSDEKQLTGDECREAISAMKHSSDTTLVKNKMKATFQHRQKVVQDLVTASTVLDLFPRFLDTPGLIDQDFTMIFGEEVSGKFLSKWPTFFKPRVIADCCKNLTPSPRVDELLVSAQQESDDGVWHSEEWDSETAAILLLLHLLPPTVKGKKTSKMSASDAAGRLIKFMKVGSSMETFLKETGPKQPFLLGVGERRKSIQDFYIILDQKAIPCRMQTPVAAFDELFKAHYVFAVSYDDALSSFFIFIQTTVYGIDVGKVKESPRVKEIRARLLHCEV, encoded by the exons ATGCTGGTCCCTGTAGAATATAAAGGAGTCAGCAAATGGGTCAGGGTACCACAGGCAGAGGACGAGTACAATTACTCCCAGTTTTTGCAAGCAG TGCTGGCAAAATTCAATTTGCCAGGTTCTGCTTCCTTGAGCCTGAAGGATTCCTCAAACGTTGAAGTGGATTCGGACATATTTGATGAACTCTTGAAATCATCTGGGGTGTCTTTCAAGGCCGAAGACTGTGATG GTAGCACTGCTGAGGAGGAGTTCTCCGAGGGCTCGTCTGTATCAGACTGGTCACCATCACCTGCATCCCAAGGGTCATCATCAGGTTCTGACTCAACGCTGATACTGGATTCTACCAAAGCTCGGAAAAGACAGCTGATTGAAGGACCACTGGATAGCAACGTTGCAAGAGAT AATGTCAGAGTCGCTCTGTATTCAAAGCCTGGTGGAAACGAAATATTCAAAGAGTACGAGAAAACAAGCACCATCAGTGATGTTACAAGAAGAAAGATGGTAAACATTCTCGTGGCAGATATGGTGGAGAGCCATGG GAGGGTTCCTCCAATGAATGTGCGGATCCTCTACGCACTAGGGATTATAACACTGTTCCCTAAATTGAAGGACCCAGATTCCAAGAATGGCTAT GAACATTTCTATGATCACCAGAGTGGTTCTGGCTACCTAGCATGGAGGCTGAAAACTGTTCAGCGGAACTCTGCTCAGGACAGCAAGAAATCCAGGACCACTTTCCAAGAGGGCCCCAAGAGTCCACGCAGTATCCGTTCAGATGAGAAGCAGTTGACTGGTGATGAATGCAGGGAAGCCATATCGGCGATGAAACACTCAAGTGATACGACCCTTGTCAAAAATAAGATGAAGGCAACATTCCAGCACAGGCAAAAGGTGGTTCAAGACCTGGTTACTGCCTCTACTGTCCTGGATCTCTTTCCTAGATTCTTGGATACACCTGGCTtg ATCGACCAAGACTTCACAATGATCTTCGGTGAGGAGGTGTCTGGTAAATTCCTTTCCAAGTGGCCAACATTTTTCAAACCGAGGGTCATCGCAGATTGCTGCAAGAATCTAACTCCGAGTCCGCGTGTGGATGAGCTACTTGTGTCTGCACAACAGGAGTCTGATGATGGTG TGTGGCATTCTGAAGAGTGGGACTCTGAGACGGCCGCCATCCTTCTGCTCCTTCACCTCTTGCCTCCAACAGTTAAAGGCAAGAAGACCAGCAAGATGAGTGCATCGGATGCTGCTGGACGCCTGATCAAGTTCATGAAG GTGGGGTCAAGCATGGAGACCTTCCTTAAGGAAACTGGCCCCAAACAGCCCTTTCTTCTCGGTGTTGGGGAAAGACGCAAAAGCATCCAGGATTTCTACATCATCCTGGACCAGAAGGCCATTCCCTGCAGGATGCAGACCCCAGTTGCTGCCTTTGATGAGCTCTTCAAGGCACATTATGTTTTTGCTGTGTCGTATGATGATGCGCTGTCCagcttcttcatcttcatccagACCACCGTGTATGGCATCGACGTCGGCAAAGTGAAAGAGAGTCCTCGGGTAAAAGAAATCAGAGCGAGGCTTCTTCACTGTGAAGTCTGA
- the LOC110947759 gene encoding histone H1-like gives MAEEAPAVAPAKALAKSQKKKASRPRKDGLSLPKLIVAAVTESKERKGISLAAIKKVLAAQNFDVTKSNKRINTIVTKLVTKGVLIQTKGTGASGSFKLAKKEPKVSKPVKKVSKKRAPVKAKKPAVAKRAAIQKTAVKKSPKKPKVAAKKPTAKKTAAKKPTAKKTAAKKPTAKKTAAKKPTAKKTTAKKPTAKKTAAKKVAKK, from the coding sequence atggCAGAAGAAGCTCCAGCAGTTGCACCGGCTAAAGCTCTGGCCAAATCCCAGAAGAAGAAGGCTTCCAGACCCAGGAAGGATGGACTCAGCCTCCCGAAGCTCATCGTCGCCGCTGTGACCGAGTCTAAAGAGCGGAAGGGGATCTCTCTGGCTGCGATCAAGAAGGTTCTGGCGGCCCAAAATTTTGATGTGACAAAGTCCAACAAACGCATCAACACCATCGTCACCAAGCTGGTCACCAAGGGGGTTCTAATCCAGACTAAGGGCACCGGAGCGTCCGGTTCCTTCAAGCTCGCCAAGAAGGAGCCCAAAGTCTCCAAACCGGTTAAGAAGGTGAGCAAGAAGAGGGCTCCCGTCAAAGCTAAGAAACCTGCCGTGGCCAAGAGGGCAGCAATTCAGAAGACAGCGGTCAAGAAATCCCCGAAGAAGCCCAAAGTTGCAGCCAAGAAGCCCACAGCAAAGAAAACTGCAGCCAAGAAGCCCACAGCAAAGAAAACTGCAGCCAAGAAGCCCACAGCAAAGAAAACTGCAGCCAAGAAGCCCACAGCAAAGAAAACTACAGCCAAGAAGcccacagcaaaaaaaactgcagctaaGAAAGTTGCTAAGAAGTGA
- the LOC127533453 gene encoding histone H4 has translation MSGRGKGGKGLGKGGAKRHRKVLRDNIQGITKPAIRRLARRGGVKRISGLIYEETRGVLKVFLENVIRDAVTYTEHAKRKTVTAMDVVYALKRQGRTLYGFGG, from the coding sequence ATGTCTGGACGAGGCAAAGGAGGAAAAGGACTCGGTAAAGGAGGCGCCAAGCGGCACCGTAAAGTTCTCCGGGATAACATCCAGGGAATCACCAAGCCCGCTATCCGCCGTCTGGCTCGCCGCGGTGGAGTCAAGCGTATCTCGGGTCTGATCTACGAGGAGACCCGCGGTGTGTTGAAGGTCTTCCTGGAGAACGTCATCCGTGATGCCGTCACCTACACCGAGCACGCCAAGAGGAAGACGGTGACCGCCATGGATGTGGTGTACGCTCTGAAGAGGCAGGGCCGCACTCTGTACGGCTTCGGAGGTTAA
- the LOC127533426 gene encoding uncharacterized protein LOC127533426 isoform X1, with product MYTCYICKVHHTNCSMLFRHLKFEHGLYPGRSMRLNCGEPGCSFVFCTYSGYQRHLSRAHKDCLDPNPVSSSFEFEPVAGPSTPVNVDPPVRVTAHVPIEKKNILDLCSSVIAQVQASGVPDSTVQCLVGSMEELVNDIQAHAKEAVVNCLSSDASKETLERVEGCFDQLENPFSCLNTESKRKRHFEEKWNIVEPVEHVLGVRFDVRRDRKTGTYRQVPVNDKFMYVPIRGSLSSMFSNSELCNSFQEVKLHQEGFYRDISDGSYFKNHSLFSQQELALQIQLYYDDFETANPLGSKKGVHKLGCVYFILRNLSPKLNSVLMNIHLVALFHSEDLKTYVFEPILKPLIDDLKILETEGIQLPFSATPVKGSIIQVTGDNLALHALLGFVESFSATYCCRLCLTDKSDYQSVFSEDHPGLILRSKDLHVEHVRAIQENPALKSTFGVKRDCPLNSLQFFHSANNYAVDIMHDLLEGVVQYELKLVFQYLIKNSISLSSLSERIASFNYGYTQRKNRPGGLKLDDNSKDLGLNAIQSWCLLRNAPLLFGDLVNREDTCWQLLLLLIQIVNIVFSPTITHGMTCYLKHLIFDHHKLFKSIFPEHNLIPKHHHMIHYPSCIRRIGPLIHIWCMRFEGKHNFFKKCVKNFKNIAKTLAKKHQSQLAFHFENFCFQRLQFGPISEVLVSSIEGGEVLNEAFDVSSVSTTSWVNNYGTEYQVGMYVVTGVENEMPLFNRIDNIIVKDNNAYLLICKVSNIFFDVHLNAFGIEEKNEVFTVICVNDLVYYRPCDRQFSYDTDDQVYLVPYCNYM from the coding sequence ATGTACACATGTTACATTTGCAAGGTACACCACACCAATTGTTCAATGTTATTTAGACATTTGAAGTTTGAACATGGATTGTATCCCGGAAGGTCTATGCGCTTGAACTGTGGAGAGCCTggttgttcatttgttttttgtacatATTCTGGTTACCAACGTCACCTATCTAGAGCACATAAGGACTGTCTTGATCCAAATCCTGTTAGCAGCAGTTTTGAATTTGAGCCTGTTGCTGGGCCTTCCACACCAGTGAATGTGGATCCTCCTGTGAGGGTCACTGCACATGTTCCAATTGAAAAGAAGAATATACTGGACTTGTGCAGCTCTGTTATTGCTCAGGTTCAAGCCTCAGGTGTTCCAGACAGTACTGTGCAGTGTCTAGTCGGCTCGATGGAGGAACTGGTTAATGACATTCAGGCTCACGCAAAGGAAGCAGTTGTTAATTGTTTGTCTTCTGATGCATCTAAAGAAACTTTGGAGAGAGTTGAGGGTTGCTTTGATCAGCTCGAAAACCCATTTTCATGTCTTAACACAGAATCTAAAAGGAAGAGGCATTTTGAAGAGAAATGGAATATAGTAGAACCTGTAGAACATGTTCTGGGTGTCCGTTTTGATgtaagaagagacagaaaaacaggcaCGTATAGGCAAGTTCCAGTCAATGATAAGTTTATGTATGTACCTATCCGGGGGTCTCTCTCATCTATGTTTAGTAACAGTGAACTCTGTAACAGCTTCCAAGAAGTAAAACTACACCAGGAGGGATTTTACAGAGATATAAGTGATGGGTCCTACTTTAAAAATCATAGTTTATTTTCTCAGCAAGAACTTGCTCTTCAGATCCAGCTCTACTATGATGACTTTGAAACTGCCAATCCATTGGGCTCAAAAAAGGGAGTACACAAACTtggatgtgtttattttattttgagaaatttATCACCAAAACTCAATTCTGTGTTAATGAATATCCATCTTGTCGCTCTCTTTCATTCAGAGGATCTTAAGACATATGTGTTTGAGCCAATTCTGAAGCCACTTATTGACGATCTTAAGATTTTGGAGACTGAAGGAATACAGTTGCCCTTTTCAGCTACACCTGTGAAGGGTTCAATCATTCAGGTTACAGGAGACAATTTAGCTCTCCATGCACTTTTAGGTTTTGTTGAATCATTCAGTGCAACGTACTGTTGTAGATTATGTTTAACTGATAAAAGTGATTATCAGTcagttttcagtgaagatcACCCAGGTTTAATTCTACGTTCAAAAGACCTTCATGTTGAACACGTTCGTGCCATCCAAGAAAATCCTGCTTTGAAATCAACATTTGGTGTCAAACGAGACTGTCCACTAAATTCCCTCCAGTTTTTCCATTCAGCAAACAATTACGCTGTAGACATAATGCATGACCTGCTAGAAGGAGTGGTGCAATATGAGTTAAAGCTTGTTTTTCAGTATTTGATCAAGAATTCAATATCCCTGAGTTCATTGTCTGAAAGAATTGCTAGCTTTAACTATGGatacacacagagaaagaacaGGCCAGGTGGGCTTAAGCTGGATGACAACAGCAAAGATCTCGGACTTAATGCTATCCAGTCTTGGTGCCTCCTACGCAATGCCCCGCTGTTATTTGGAGATTTAGTTAACAGAGAGGATACCTGTTGGCAGTTGTTACTCCTTTTAATTCAAATTGTAAACATTGTGTTTTCACCAACTATAACTCATGGTATGACTTGTTAtttgaaacatttaatttttgatCATCACAAGCTTTTTAAATCCATCTTCCCAGAGCACAATTTGATTCCAAAACATCACCATATGATCCACTACCCAAGCTGTATTAGAAGAATTGGACCACTCATACACATTTGGTGCATGCGATTTGAAGGAAAACATAATTTCTTcaagaaatgtgttaaaaacttcaaaaatattGCTAAGACTCTGGCTAAGAAACATCAGTCTCAGTTAGCATTTCATTTTGAGAACTTTTGTTTCCAAAGATTACAGTTTGGTCCGATTTCTGAAGTCCTGGTCAGCAGTATAGAGGGTGGAGAGGTGCTGAATGAAGCTTTTGATGTGTCGTCAGTTTCTACCACTTCCTGGGTCAACAACTATGGCACAGAGTATCAGGTTGGGATGTATGTGGTTACTGGAGTTGAAAATGAGATGCCTTTGTTCAACAGGATTGACAATATAATTGTTAAAGACAACAATGCCTATCTTTTGATTTGTAAAGTCTCGAATATTTTTTTTGatgttcatttaaatgcatttggtaTTGAGGAGAAAAATGAGGTTTTCACAGTGATCTGTGTAAATGACCTGGTATATTACAGACCTTGTGATAGGCAGTTTTCATATGACACCGATGACCAAGTGTACCTTGTTCCATACTGTAACTATATGTGA